GCCTGCAGTATGACTCAGCCGAGACGCAGCAATACTATCCGCCAGTTCCTGCGGAAACGAATCTACGGTACGATGCCCCGGATGATTGCAAGTATCGCGTGACACCCGAAGATGAAGTGGACCTAGTGTGCAACCTAAGAACTGTGAACAGTGAGTTTGATAATACGAACTTTAGTGTGATACCCTCGGAGCATACGGCCGCGTTGACTATTTTCTGTAATGAGGCCATAATGGCCCGGAGCAAGCTGCTGCCGAAGTCGTTTGCCCATCTGATGCGACTAAAGGGACTCGCGTTGGAGCACTGCAAAATCGCTAAGTTTGGAAATGATGTGCTGTCGGGGTTAAGTGATTTGCGGAATTTTACACTGCGAACACATAATATTAACTGGCCGGAATTGAATCTGGAGCTAGAGCCGGAGGTTTTCGCCCACACGCGAAACATCGAGCAGTTGGATTTGAGCATGAACAATATTTGGTCGTTGCCGGatcatttgttttgctcgctgaGTAATCTCCGCTCGTTGAATATCAGTTCGAATCGCCTCCAGGATGTGAACGATCTTGGTTTTCGGGAAAAATCCCAGAACAAGGAGGAGAGTGGTGCTCACAACAGCAGTTCGGTTAGCTGTAGTTTGGATCTAGAGGATCTGGATGTATCGCGAAACCACTTTGTGTTGCTTCCTGCGAGTGGTTTTGGTATGTTGAAGCGAatgaagctgctcaaaattcacGACAATGAAATCTCGATGGTCGGTGATAAGGCCCTTAACGGGTTGAAGGAACTGCAGATATTGGACCTGAGCTCCAACAAACTTGTCGCTCTGCCAACCGATCTGTTTAAGGACCCTGCCCAATCCATCCAGGAGATTTACCTACAAAACAACTCAATCAGTGTACTTTCGCCCGGTCTTTTCTCCAAACTGGAGCAACTGCAAGCGCTAGATCTGTCCATGAATCAGCTGACATCCGCCTGGGTCAACCGGGACACCTTCTCCGGGCTCATTCGCTTGGTGTTGTTGAATCTGGCCAACAACAAAATTACCAAGCTGGAATCGGAGATCTTCTCCGACCTGTACACGCTGCAAATCCTCAACTTGCGACACAATCAGCTGGAGATTATCGCAGCCGATACGTTCTCGCCAATGAACAATCTCCACACGCTGCTGCTTTCGCACAACAAAGTGAAGTATCTCGATGCTTACTCCCTGAACGGATTGTACGCCCTTTCGTTGCTCTCGCTGGACAATAACGCCCTGACAGGGGTCCATCCGGAGGCTTTCCGCAACTGCAGCTCGCTGCAGGATCTCAACCTGAACGGCAACGAGCTGACGCAGGTTCCACTGGCCCTGAAAGATATGCGCCTGCTGCGGACCGTTGATCTGGGCGAGAACTCCATCAGCGTGATTGAAGAACCGGGCTTCCGTGGTATGAACAATCTGTACGGGCTGCGGTTGATCAGTAACAACATTGAAAATGTCACGCGGAAGGCGTTCAAAGATCTGCCTAGTTTGCAGATTCTGAACTTGGCACGgaataaaattcaattcatCGAGAAGGGCGCCTTCGAACCGGCTGTGAGCGTGCAAGCCATCCGGTTGGATGGCAATTTACTGACCGATGCCGAGGGATTGTTCACGGGAATGCCCAACTTGGTGTGGCTCAATATTTCCGACAATCGGTTGGAACATTTTGATTACTCCCAGATCCCGGCTCACCTGCAGTGGCTGGATTTGCACAAGAACGAGTTGACTGAGCTGAGCAATCGGTACGGGCTGGACAATCAGCTGTATCTGCAGACACTGGATGCGAGCTTCAACAAGCTGACGAAGGTGACGCCGACATCGGTTCCCAACAGCATCGAGTTCCTTTTTCTGAACGATAATCAGATCACGCACGTGGAGCCGCACTGTTTCATCCACAAGACGAATTTGACGCGGGTCGATCTGTACGCGAATCAGCTGACCGGGTTGGACATTAAGGCACTGAGACTTCAACCGGTTCCGGAGGAGAAACAGCTGCCGGAGTTTTACATCGGGGGGAATCCGTTTGTGTGCGATTGTAACATCGATTGGTTGCAGAAGATTAACCATGTGACCTCCCGGCAGTATCCAACGATCAATGACATCGAGACGGTGTACTGCAAGTTGATGTACAACCGCGAGAGGGCGTACATTCCGCTGATCGAGGCGGAACCGAAGCATTTTTTGTGCAGCTACAATACGCACTGCTTTGCGTTGTGCCATTGCTGTGAGTTTGACGCGTGTGATTGTGAGATGACCTGTCCGAATAACTGCCAGTGCTATCATGACAACAGCTGGTCGACGAACATTGTCGAGTGTTCGGCTGCTGGATATACGGACATTCCGAACAATATTCCGATGGATACGACCGAGGTGTACATCGACGGAAACAATTTGGTGGAACTTTCCGGGCATAGTTTTATCGGGCGGAAGAACTTGAGGGTGTTGTACGCGAATCATTCCAACATAGAAATCATATACAACACAACGTTCATCGGGTTGAGGCGGCTGACGGTGCTGCATCTGGAGCACAATAACATCCAGAAAGTGTACGGGAATGAGTTTGGGGCGCTGGAGAGTCTGCGGGAGTTGTACCTGCAGGGGAACAAAATTTCGTACATTGAGGATCACACGTTTTCGGAGCTGCGAAAGCTGGAGGTGTTGCGGTTGGATGGGAACCGAATCACCAGCTTCGAGGTGTGGCAGCTGGCGTCCAACCCGTATCTGGTGGAGATTGCTCTGGCGAACAAC
The Toxorhynchites rutilus septentrionalis strain SRP chromosome 2, ASM2978413v1, whole genome shotgun sequence genome window above contains:
- the LOC129764696 gene encoding toll-like receptor 6, with product MSLITQKTELMALPALLLVLLLSAQVNYSLQYDSAETQQYYPPVPAETNLRYDAPDDCKYRVTPEDEVDLVCNLRTVNSEFDNTNFSVIPSEHTAALTIFCNEAIMARSKLLPKSFAHLMRLKGLALEHCKIAKFGNDVLSGLSDLRNFTLRTHNINWPELNLELEPEVFAHTRNIEQLDLSMNNIWSLPDHLFCSLSNLRSLNISSNRLQDVNDLGFREKSQNKEESGAHNSSSVSCSLDLEDLDVSRNHFVLLPASGFGMLKRMKLLKIHDNEISMVGDKALNGLKELQILDLSSNKLVALPTDLFKDPAQSIQEIYLQNNSISVLSPGLFSKLEQLQALDLSMNQLTSAWVNRDTFSGLIRLVLLNLANNKITKLESEIFSDLYTLQILNLRHNQLEIIAADTFSPMNNLHTLLLSHNKVKYLDAYSLNGLYALSLLSLDNNALTGVHPEAFRNCSSLQDLNLNGNELTQVPLALKDMRLLRTVDLGENSISVIEEPGFRGMNNLYGLRLISNNIENVTRKAFKDLPSLQILNLARNKIQFIEKGAFEPAVSVQAIRLDGNLLTDAEGLFTGMPNLVWLNISDNRLEHFDYSQIPAHLQWLDLHKNELTELSNRYGLDNQLYLQTLDASFNKLTKVTPTSVPNSIEFLFLNDNQITHVEPHCFIHKTNLTRVDLYANQLTGLDIKALRLQPVPEEKQLPEFYIGGNPFVCDCNIDWLQKINHVTSRQYPTINDIETVYCKLMYNRERAYIPLIEAEPKHFLCSYNTHCFALCHCCEFDACDCEMTCPNNCQCYHDNSWSTNIVECSAAGYTDIPNNIPMDTTEVYIDGNNLVELSGHSFIGRKNLRVLYANHSNIEIIYNTTFIGLRRLTVLHLEHNNIQKVYGNEFGALESLRELYLQGNKISYIEDHTFSELRKLEVLRLDGNRITSFEVWQLASNPYLVEIALANNMWTCDCGFLNKLRVYLQSNTEKVIDANEISCIYNNLTSILKEKNGTKCTFRGEGMSSIVHTQEIEDMLPLLLVATCAFVGFFGLVFGMFCYRKELKVWAHSSCLGSLCYKSGTFVNEFDKDRLYDAYIINSLQDEHFVNQILATTLENDIGYRLCLHYRDFNINTYIADTIVEAVESSKRAILVLSKNFLYNEWTRFEFKGAIHEVLKRRRKLVIILYGDLPQRDLDADMRLYLRTNTCIEWDDKKFWQKLRIALPHVKKSNCLNNRSAVNIYATANEYNTAGRARVGGAGTLPTPGQARLESHSYATIGGNCPRNCDSYDTVSNCKYNTTQHERRLNDFSRKVTAERQHEYAVPSNCLLDTTHETYNTSCERIAGETFECTSSSKYSTSSRGSSECSHSVASTHGYHGGPPGGGGGPAIPNGGGGPPNILSTNFMGKHEPGGYNNTSASNNLTSSSYNSSRKPNNCVNGCNDSSSKGDKSNTNTIGDKNNFNDRRLPQAMWA